From the genome of Longispora fulva:
GCCACCTCGTGGGCGGCCGTCCTTTCCACCGCCCTGGCGGTGCTGGCCGTCCCGGCGGCCGCCCTGGCCGACCCCGGCGGCCCGGCCGTCCTGGCAGCCACCGACCTGCCCGGGGTCATCTCCAACATCCAGGCCTGGCTGTTGGGGATCCTCAGCGCGATCGTCACCCTCTACCTGATCTACGGCGGCGTCTTGTGGGCGACCGCCGGCGGTGACCCGTCGCAGGTCGAACGCGCCAAGGCGGCGTTCAAA
Proteins encoded in this window:
- a CDS encoding pilin produces the protein MSPALRTRLRRATSWAAVLSTALAVLAVPAAALADPGGPAVLAATDLPGVISNIQAWLLGILSAIVTLYLIYGGVLWATAGGDPSQVERAKAAFKSALVGFALAILAPVFLQIVKGFVGS